Proteins encoded in a region of the Flavobacterium sp. PMTSA4 genome:
- the gdhA gene encoding NADP-specific glutamate dehydrogenase translates to MSQSINAFIEAVAKRNPNEPEFMQAVKEVAETVIPFIEQNKKYQNKMLLERMVEPERVIMFRVTWIDDAGNTQVNRGYRIQMNSAIGPYKGGIRFHPTVNLSILKFLAFEQTFKNSLTTLPMGGGKGGSDFDPKGKSDNEIMKFCQSFMTELSRHIGADTDVPAGDIGVGGREVGYMFGQYKRLRNEFTGVLTGKGITFGGSLIRPEATGYGDVYFAQNMLATKGDSFKGKTVVVSGSGNVAQYAIQKATQLGGKVVTASDSSGYIHDADGIDAEKLAYIMEIKNVNYGRISDYVKKYPSAKFVEGKRPWEVKCDVALPCATQNELNEEEAKTLVQNGCICVAEGANMPSTPEAVEVFLKAKILFAPGKASNAGGVATSGLEMSQNSLRLSWTAEEVDEKLHGIMANIHAACVKYGADGNGFVDYVKGANIAGFVKVADAMLAQGIV, encoded by the coding sequence ATGTCACAGAGTATTAATGCTTTCATTGAAGCTGTTGCTAAAAGAAATCCTAATGAGCCTGAATTTATGCAGGCAGTAAAAGAAGTAGCTGAAACAGTTATTCCTTTTATCGAACAAAATAAAAAATACCAAAACAAAATGCTTTTGGAAAGAATGGTTGAACCAGAAAGAGTAATTATGTTCCGTGTAACTTGGATAGATGATGCTGGAAACACACAAGTAAATCGTGGTTACAGAATACAAATGAATTCAGCTATCGGACCATACAAAGGTGGAATTCGTTTTCATCCTACTGTAAACTTAAGTATTTTGAAATTTTTAGCTTTCGAGCAAACTTTTAAAAATAGTTTAACTACACTTCCAATGGGTGGAGGAAAAGGTGGTTCTGATTTTGACCCAAAAGGAAAATCAGATAATGAAATCATGAAATTTTGCCAAAGTTTTATGACCGAACTTTCAAGACACATCGGTGCAGATACTGACGTTCCTGCTGGAGATATTGGAGTTGGAGGAAGAGAAGTTGGCTACATGTTTGGTCAATACAAAAGATTAAGAAATGAATTTACAGGAGTTTTAACTGGTAAAGGAATCACTTTTGGAGGTTCATTAATTCGTCCAGAAGCTACAGGTTATGGAGATGTTTACTTTGCTCAAAACATGCTTGCTACTAAAGGCGATAGTTTTAAAGGAAAAACGGTTGTAGTTTCAGGTTCAGGAAATGTAGCTCAATATGCCATTCAAAAAGCAACTCAATTAGGCGGAAAAGTTGTTACTGCTTCAGATTCATCAGGATACATTCATGATGCAGATGGTATTGATGCAGAAAAACTAGCTTACATTATGGAAATCAAAAATGTAAACTACGGTAGAATTAGTGATTATGTAAAAAAATATCCTAGCGCAAAATTCGTTGAAGGAAAACGTCCTTGGGAAGTTAAATGTGATGTTGCTTTGCCATGTGCTACTCAAAACGAGTTAAACGAAGAAGAAGCAAAAACTTTAGTTCAAAACGGATGTATCTGTGTTGCTGAAGGTGCAAATATGCCTTCTACTCCAGAAGCAGTTGAAGTATTCTTAAAAGCAAAAATTTTATTTGCTCCAGGAAAAGCTTCAAATGCTGGTGGTGTTGCAACATCTGGTTTAGAAATGTCACAAAACTCACTTCGTTTAAGTTGGACAGCTGAAGAAGTTGATGAAAAACTACATGGTATTATGGCAAACATTCATGCTGCTTGTGTAAAATATGGTGCAGATGGAAATGGATTTGTTGATTATGTAAAAGGCGCAAACATTGCAGGTTTCGTTAAAGTTGCCGATGCAATGCTTGCACAAGGAATTGTATAA
- a CDS encoding THC0290_0291 family protein: MQKFIKFVFTFIILIGLSNSTNAQYGFSHEIGAIVGPVAFQSDYGERHDFETNAGNTGYGIGLIHYLNFSYRAECNCYTPETYFNDHFKLRSELSYNKTNLKHYGQWVDKSKTSLTANQLRAMRGSTAVTNIGMQLEYFPLSIRDFTATIGSFAPFISLGGQFSFYDPEAYSTLGPLNTPISTPIKYYNATTNQGGTVWSIVSSVGTRYKLTPLSDLMLDLRFQYYFSNWVDGLNPDPKVYLENRANDWNVWLNFGYIYYLQ; the protein is encoded by the coding sequence ATGCAAAAGTTCATAAAATTTGTTTTCACATTTATCATTTTGATTGGTCTGAGTAATTCTACTAATGCTCAGTATGGTTTTTCACATGAAATAGGCGCTATTGTTGGTCCTGTTGCTTTTCAATCCGATTATGGCGAAAGACATGATTTTGAAACAAATGCTGGGAATACTGGTTATGGTATTGGATTAATACACTATTTGAATTTTTCATATAGAGCTGAATGTAATTGTTATACTCCTGAAACTTATTTTAATGATCACTTTAAATTAAGAAGTGAATTGTCATACAATAAAACAAACCTAAAGCACTATGGGCAATGGGTTGATAAAAGTAAAACTTCATTGACTGCAAATCAATTAAGAGCAATGCGTGGAAGTACTGCCGTAACAAATATTGGAATGCAGTTAGAGTATTTCCCTCTAAGTATTAGGGATTTTACTGCTACAATTGGTTCGTTTGCTCCATTCATTAGTTTAGGAGGACAATTTAGTTTTTATGATCCTGAAGCTTATTCAACTCTTGGACCATTAAATACTCCGATTTCTACACCAATAAAATATTACAATGCAACCACCAATCAAGGTGGAACGGTTTGGTCAATAGTATCTTCTGTTGGAACAAGGTATAAATTGACTCCTCTTTCTGATTTAATGTTAGACCTACGTTTTCAGTACTACTTTTCAAATTGGGTAGATGGTTTAAATCCTGATCCAAAAGTTTATTTAGAAAATAGAGCAAATGATTGGAATGTTTGGTTGAATTTCGGTTATATCTACTACTTACAGTAA
- the hflX gene encoding GTPase HflX — protein MLEKSNPNFEKTIIVGIVTQNQSEEKLQEYLDELEFLTYTAGGEVVKRFYQKLERPNPKTFLGTGKIDEINEFAKKNSISTVIFDDELSPSQQKNLSKIIDCKILDRTNLILDIFAQRAETSYARTQVELAQCQYLLPRLSGMWTHLERQKGGIGLRGPGETEIETDRRIVRDRISLLKEKIKTIDRQMAVQRSNRGAMVRVALVGYTNVGKSTLMNVISKSEVFVENKLFATLDTTVRKVVIKNLPFLLSDTVGFIRKLPTQLVESFKSTLDEVREADLLLHVVDISHPDFEDHIASVNQILSDIKSSNKPTIMVFNKIDAYKHLTIDADDLITEKTTKHNTLEEWKTTWMNNVGEKNALFISATNKENFEEFREKVYEAVREIHITRFPYNKFLYPDYKDAIEE, from the coding sequence ATGTTAGAGAAAAGTAATCCAAATTTTGAAAAGACAATTATTGTCGGTATTGTTACCCAAAATCAATCGGAAGAGAAACTACAAGAATATTTAGACGAATTAGAATTTCTTACCTATACTGCTGGAGGAGAAGTTGTTAAAAGATTTTATCAAAAACTTGAACGCCCAAATCCAAAAACGTTTTTAGGAACAGGTAAAATTGACGAGATTAATGAATTTGCAAAAAAAAATTCCATCTCTACTGTTATTTTTGATGATGAACTATCACCTTCACAACAAAAAAATCTTTCTAAAATAATTGATTGTAAAATTTTAGACAGAACCAATCTAATTTTAGATATTTTCGCTCAAAGAGCAGAAACATCTTATGCTAGAACTCAAGTTGAGCTTGCACAATGTCAATATCTATTACCAAGACTTTCAGGAATGTGGACGCATCTTGAAAGACAGAAAGGAGGAATTGGACTCCGCGGACCAGGTGAAACTGAAATTGAAACAGACAGACGTATTGTCAGAGATAGAATTTCATTACTTAAAGAAAAAATCAAAACTATCGACAGACAAATGGCTGTTCAACGTAGTAATCGGGGTGCAATGGTTAGAGTTGCTTTAGTAGGTTATACTAATGTTGGCAAATCTACTTTGATGAATGTTATTAGTAAAAGTGAAGTTTTTGTTGAAAATAAGTTATTTGCAACATTAGATACTACCGTTAGAAAAGTAGTCATTAAAAATTTACCTTTTTTACTTTCTGATACTGTTGGGTTTATCCGAAAGCTACCTACCCAACTCGTTGAGTCATTCAAAAGCACTCTTGATGAAGTCCGTGAAGCCGATTTATTATTGCATGTAGTTGATATTTCACATCCTGACTTTGAAGACCATATTGCTTCTGTTAACCAAATTTTGTCTGACATAAAAAGCAGTAACAAACCAACAATAATGGTTTTTAACAAAATTGATGCTTATAAACATCTGACTATTGATGCTGATGATTTGATTACAGAAAAGACAACAAAACACAATACTTTAGAAGAATGGAAAACTACTTGGATGAATAATGTTGGCGAAAAAAATGCTCTATTTATTTCAGCAACTAACAAAGAAAACTTTGAAGAATTTAGAGAAAAAGTTTATGAAGCTGTTAGAGAAATTCATATTACAAGGTTTCCTTATAACAAATTCCTTTATCCAGACTATAAAGACGCAATTGAAGAATAA
- a CDS encoding choice-of-anchor J domain-containing protein has translation MKKITLLLLTLFFSIASYSQLGGTGVEGFESTTGPDASPSTNWTLGTGNWYVFNNVSSATTRWGITSAATTPPQVNSGTNAAYCIRSTSFPDGQIENYLATPLVNIPSNGQLHFWTRNFLIGTQGTVFQIKVAPSTANPTDPNSYSLVQQWTDADLVTTFNIYEEKVVNLAAFQGLQVYVAFVMQQDPILSPFGDRWFVDDVSIVEQCFDPTNLTANNITLTSAQLSWGNPSGATSWEIEIVPAASSPTGTGIVYNNATPTYTATATQPAGVAFTATTSYKYYVRAICSGGTTSAWIGPYSFATTSPGLSCNAPIQVTSLPYSTTDSTANYSDNPTIEGSPGTSCGITGNYLNGNDVVYSYTAPANGTISVTMTPTGNNSGIFAYSSCANIGTTCLNGAAGTTATVRTFNLPVTAGQTYYFVISSLNTTQTVGYTLVIQTVNCAPPTNLAVSGITQTGANLNWAAGGSTSWEVVVQAAGGGIPSGAGITTTNNTAYPTPNPLTPNTNYEFYVRADCNDGSGNFSAWTGPFVFRTLCTAFNVPFQEGFNSTSTTEACWTVLNVNADTDAWDMNYATNPFEGNQSAMLYTDFNAGNNNDWLISPQIILTGNQRLKYHYRVQSATEPNDFRVMLSTNGTSPVDFTTTLVPLASYNNITYMQAIVNLSAYTGPVNIAWHVPPGGLDGWRLYIDNVIIEDLPTCPEPSLLTSSAVLSTSATLTWTNGNAETEWQILALPCGSPAPTAAATGFVTTTTGSPYNLIGLSPTTCYDVYVRAVCPGPDESPWTGPTTFTTQVAPPVCGGQYIDAGGATANYPNNSNSTVTICPPAGQVVTVTFVSFNTETNWDALYVFDGNSTGAPQIASTNGAGNVPGGLAGGYWGTTIPGPFTSTSADGCLTFNFRSDGSVNNPGWVANVTCAPPPTCRRPTAIVSSAVTHNTVNLTWTQPVNPDNSVASQWEVLALPCGSPAPTATATGFVTANTNNSFTLTGLNPDTCYDIYIRAVCSTTDSSEWGGPVTITTQIAPPVCGGTFTDAAGANANYANNSNSTVIICPTNPNEVVTVTFTSFFTEANWDALYVFDGNSTSAPQIASTNGAGNVPGGLAGGYWGNLNTNLPGPFTSSSNDGCLTFNFRSDGSVNNPGWVANVTCAPAPNCQKPINLTSAEITSSSALLGWTEPNPAVVQWEVIIVPFGSPVPLPTDTGTLVSVNPALFTGLDPGTQYTFYVRGICPTSGTSAWSTGANFTTLVINDNCDGAIFAPVNQSQLCQQVTPGTVAGATASTPAPQAPCVGTADDDVWFQFAATNPYLTVALQNITGSTTNLNFAVYSGQCGSLTQIFCSAANTVSGVVNGLSIGQTYYIRVYSNAATPQTTTFDLCITTPASCLIASSACQNLSYQNTTGIANQGAIGCMATSPNPTFYTINVTQTGTINLLLTQSTTQGGAPNLDVDYAAWGPFPDQAAACAYIGNSQPYGAPSVNGSCNCASITTCSSYSAAATENFNFSAVAGQVFVILITNFSNQPGYISLTQTNFGSAGAGVYECCPDAYFTYNPASYCQYPGAPNPIPTISVGSVAGTFSLAPGSASGLVFADTSTGEVDLANSLPGNYVINNIVAATSSCTQKTRGYNISIVAPVSATIDYNNATYCNNITTPQAVNQTGATGGSYSVSPNGGLYINVNTGSITPSLSAPGVYTISYQLPGSGVCTGANPSAQVEILPVPNIQSPGNQTVCGSYTLPVLNVGDYYTGPGATGTMLTAGDVLTTSQTIYMYADLSGCTDEKSFELIVNPELAVDELSDVGTCSTYTLPTLTVGNYYTGAGGTGTMLNAGDVISTNQTIYIYASNATCSDEHMFTVTIGNLVVTAPASAAYCDNFNLPALTTAGNYYTGAGGTGTMLNEGDAITSTQTIYVYAEVDGCIGEDSFVVTINSVVTPTVTLTQPTCAVQSGTIEVTDPVGANYEYSIDGINFQALTTFAGLAPGNYTVTVTDLTTTCQNTLDVVINAIPLTSSDPQFTYPTPVCQNATSNPMPSAVNPATFTSGGQYSEDTSVSTGLVINASTGEVDLVNSTTGQHTIKYEVLEDLTICQAAGSFTFVITINPVITPVVGFSYTTPVCQNGTNPNPIPVGGFTTGGIYSYTTTGSGTLDLNTSSGVINLANSTAGSYTVIYTVGANTANCQVSNSYSAPIVIDPIVTPVVGFDYTTPVVCHDDANQSPNPGTGFTTGGVYSSTSGLIINGSTGEIDVVNSTPGSYTVSYYVAPNAANCQVENTGTASFTIMSPFSVAASGDCVGVNYVVTATPIDASFDPTAVTYSWEDSTGLYLGNTQSIVVTNTGDYTVTVTSNGCDNSTTVTVDSISCVIQKGISVNGDGLNDCFDLTGFDVKSLQIFNRYGMKVYSKGNYTQQWCGQADNGDELPDGTYYYVINRNNGETKTGWIYLNRAQ, from the coding sequence ATGAAAAAAATTACTTTATTGCTGTTGACATTGTTTTTTTCCATCGCCAGTTATTCTCAATTAGGAGGAACTGGAGTAGAAGGATTTGAATCAACAACAGGACCAGATGCTTCACCATCAACAAACTGGACGTTAGGTACTGGAAATTGGTATGTTTTTAACAATGTATCATCGGCAACTACGCGTTGGGGAATTACTTCAGCCGCTACTACGCCACCACAGGTCAATTCTGGAACTAATGCAGCCTACTGTATCCGTTCAACTTCTTTTCCTGATGGACAAATCGAAAATTATTTGGCTACACCTTTAGTTAATATCCCTTCTAATGGTCAGTTGCATTTTTGGACAAGAAATTTTTTAATTGGAACTCAGGGAACTGTTTTCCAGATTAAAGTTGCTCCATCAACAGCCAACCCAACAGATCCTAATTCTTATTCATTAGTACAACAATGGACGGATGCAGATTTAGTAACTACTTTCAATATTTATGAAGAAAAAGTAGTTAATCTAGCTGCTTTTCAAGGATTGCAAGTTTACGTAGCTTTTGTTATGCAACAAGATCCAATCTTGTCGCCTTTTGGAGATCGTTGGTTTGTGGATGATGTAAGCATTGTTGAACAATGTTTTGATCCAACGAATTTAACGGCAAATAATATCACTTTAACTTCGGCTCAATTGAGCTGGGGTAATCCAAGTGGAGCAACATCTTGGGAGATAGAAATAGTTCCAGCAGCGAGTTCTCCAACAGGAACAGGTATTGTTTATAATAATGCTACTCCAACATATACTGCTACCGCAACCCAACCAGCAGGTGTTGCTTTTACAGCAACAACCTCCTATAAATATTACGTGAGGGCAATATGTAGTGGAGGCACCACAAGTGCATGGATTGGGCCTTATAGTTTTGCAACAACCTCACCCGGATTGTCTTGTAATGCACCAATACAAGTAACCTCATTACCATATAGTACAACAGATAGTACTGCAAACTATAGTGACAATCCTACTATAGAAGGTAGCCCAGGAACAAGTTGTGGAATCACAGGAAATTATTTAAATGGTAATGATGTGGTTTACTCTTATACAGCACCAGCTAATGGTACCATAAGTGTAACTATGACACCAACTGGTAACAATTCAGGTATTTTTGCCTACAGTAGTTGTGCTAATATAGGAACCACATGTTTAAATGGAGCTGCTGGTACCACAGCAACTGTTAGAACATTCAATTTACCAGTTACAGCTGGACAAACTTATTATTTTGTAATATCAAGCTTAAATACGACACAGACTGTAGGGTATACATTAGTAATTCAAACCGTAAACTGTGCACCTCCAACTAACTTAGCTGTTTCAGGAATTACTCAAACAGGTGCTAACCTTAATTGGGCAGCAGGAGGTTCAACTTCATGGGAAGTTGTGGTACAAGCAGCAGGAGGAGGAATTCCATCAGGAGCAGGTATTACGACCACAAACAACACTGCTTACCCAACACCAAACCCTTTAACGCCAAACACTAATTATGAGTTTTATGTTAGAGCGGACTGTAATGATGGTAGTGGCAACTTTAGTGCATGGACAGGACCGTTTGTATTTAGAACACTATGTACTGCGTTCAATGTGCCGTTCCAAGAAGGATTTAATAGTACTTCAACAACAGAAGCTTGTTGGACTGTGCTTAATGTAAATGCTGATACAGATGCATGGGATATGAACTATGCTACCAATCCATTTGAAGGAAATCAATCTGCAATGTTATATACAGACTTTAACGCTGGAAATAATAATGATTGGTTAATTTCACCACAAATTATTCTAACAGGAAACCAAAGATTAAAATATCATTACAGAGTTCAATCGGCGACAGAACCAAACGACTTTAGAGTAATGTTGTCTACTAATGGAACAAGTCCGGTTGATTTTACGACTACTTTAGTTCCTTTAGCTTCTTATAATAATATAACCTATATGCAAGCCATTGTTAATTTATCTGCCTATACAGGACCAGTAAATATTGCATGGCATGTACCACCTGGAGGGTTAGATGGATGGAGATTGTATATTGACAATGTAATCATTGAAGATTTACCAACATGTCCAGAACCATCATTATTAACTTCAAGTGCAGTATTATCAACTTCAGCAACATTAACGTGGACAAATGGAAATGCTGAAACAGAATGGCAAATATTAGCATTACCATGTGGATCACCTGCTCCAACAGCTGCTGCTACAGGTTTTGTAACCACTACAACAGGTTCACCTTATAACTTAATAGGTCTTTCTCCAACAACCTGTTATGATGTATATGTAAGAGCGGTATGTCCTGGTCCGGATGAAAGCCCATGGACAGGGCCAACAACATTTACGACGCAAGTAGCACCACCAGTCTGTGGAGGTCAATATATTGATGCAGGTGGAGCAACAGCCAACTATCCTAATAATTCGAATTCAACAGTTACTATATGTCCACCTGCAGGTCAAGTAGTAACAGTAACTTTCGTATCATTTAATACAGAAACTAACTGGGATGCATTGTATGTTTTTGATGGAAACTCCACTGGTGCACCACAAATTGCAAGTACCAATGGTGCAGGTAATGTACCAGGAGGTTTAGCAGGTGGATATTGGGGAACGACAATTCCTGGTCCTTTTACTTCAACAAGTGCTGATGGGTGTTTAACCTTCAACTTCAGAAGTGATGGGTCAGTAAATAATCCTGGTTGGGTAGCCAATGTAACGTGTGCACCACCACCAACATGTAGAAGGCCAACTGCAATAGTCTCTTCTGCAGTGACGCACAATACAGTTAATTTAACTTGGACACAACCTGTAAATCCTGATAATAGTGTTGCTTCTCAGTGGGAAGTATTGGCATTACCTTGTGGTTCACCAGCACCAACAGCAACAGCAACAGGTTTTGTTACAGCAAATACAAATAATTCATTTACCTTAACAGGATTAAATCCTGATACGTGTTATGATATCTATATTAGAGCCGTTTGTTCTACAACAGATTCAAGTGAATGGGGTGGACCAGTAACAATAACAACTCAAATTGCACCACCAGTTTGTGGAGGAACATTCACAGATGCTGCAGGTGCAAATGCGAATTATGCTAATAATTCAAACTCAACAGTTATTATTTGTCCAACAAATCCAAATGAAGTAGTTACAGTAACATTTACCTCATTTTTTACAGAGGCAAACTGGGATGCATTGTATGTGTTTGATGGAAATTCAACTTCTGCACCACAAATAGCTAGTACTAATGGTGCAGGAAACGTTCCTGGAGGATTAGCTGGTGGATATTGGGGTAACTTAAACACTAATTTACCTGGTCCTTTTACTTCTTCAAGTAATGATGGATGTTTAACCTTCAATTTTAGAAGTGATGGTTCTGTAAATAATCCGGGATGGGTAGCCAATGTGACTTGTGCACCAGCACCTAACTGTCAAAAACCAATCAATTTAACTTCTGCAGAAATTACTTCTAGTTCAGCTTTATTAGGGTGGACAGAACCAAACCCAGCAGTTGTACAATGGGAAGTAATAATAGTGCCATTTGGATCACCAGTTCCATTACCAACTGATACAGGAACTCTTGTTTCAGTTAATCCTGCATTGTTTACAGGTTTGGATCCAGGTACTCAATATACATTTTATGTTAGAGGAATTTGTCCTACTTCTGGAACCAGTGCTTGGTCAACAGGAGCTAATTTTACTACTTTAGTAATTAATGATAATTGTGATGGCGCTATATTTGCACCTGTTAATCAATCTCAGTTGTGTCAACAAGTAACACCAGGAACTGTAGCTGGAGCAACAGCTTCAACACCTGCTCCGCAAGCGCCTTGTGTTGGAACAGCCGATGATGATGTTTGGTTCCAGTTTGCTGCAACTAACCCATATTTAACAGTTGCACTTCAAAATATAACAGGATCAACAACTAACTTAAACTTTGCTGTCTATTCAGGTCAATGTGGTAGTTTAACGCAAATATTCTGTAGTGCTGCTAATACGGTTAGTGGTGTAGTTAATGGATTGTCAATAGGACAAACCTATTACATTAGGGTATACTCAAACGCAGCTACACCGCAAACAACTACTTTTGATTTGTGTATTACTACACCAGCAAGTTGTTTAATTGCCTCATCAGCATGTCAAAATTTGTCTTATCAAAATACGACTGGAATTGCTAATCAAGGAGCAATAGGATGTATGGCTACTTCGCCAAACCCAACTTTTTATACAATTAATGTTACACAAACAGGTACAATAAATTTATTATTAACACAATCAACTACACAAGGAGGAGCGCCAAATTTAGATGTTGATTATGCTGCTTGGGGACCTTTCCCCGACCAAGCTGCAGCTTGTGCTTACATTGGTAATAGTCAACCCTATGGTGCTCCAAGTGTTAACGGTTCATGTAATTGTGCTAGTATAACAACATGTAGTAGTTATTCTGCAGCAGCTACAGAGAATTTCAATTTTTCTGCTGTCGCAGGACAGGTTTTCGTTATATTGATTACGAATTTCTCTAATCAGCCAGGTTATATCAGTTTGACACAAACGAATTTTGGTTCTGCTGGGGCAGGGGTTTATGAATGTTGTCCTGATGCTTATTTTACCTATAATCCAGCTTCTTATTGTCAATATCCAGGTGCTCCAAACCCTATCCCTACTATTAGTGTTGGTTCTGTAGCTGGAACATTTTCATTAGCACCTGGTTCTGCATCGGGATTAGTGTTTGCAGATACATCAACTGGAGAGGTTGATTTGGCCAATAGCTTACCAGGAAATTATGTGATAAATAATATTGTTGCTGCCACTTCTTCATGTACTCAAAAAACAAGAGGTTATAATATAAGTATCGTTGCACCAGTTTCAGCAACGATTGATTATAACAATGCCACTTATTGTAATAATATTACAACACCACAGGCTGTGAATCAAACAGGAGCAACAGGTGGTAGTTATTCAGTATCGCCAAATGGAGGGTTGTATATCAATGTTAATACGGGTAGTATCACTCCAAGTTTGAGTGCTCCAGGAGTTTATACTATTTCTTATCAATTACCAGGTTCAGGAGTTTGTACAGGAGCTAATCCTTCTGCTCAAGTAGAGATTTTGCCTGTTCCAAATATTCAGTCTCCGGGGAATCAAACGGTATGTGGTTCTTATACATTACCAGTGTTGAATGTTGGGGATTATTATACAGGACCGGGTGCTACGGGAACTATGCTTACTGCAGGAGATGTTTTAACTACTTCTCAAACTATATATATGTATGCTGACCTTTCAGGTTGTACTGATGAAAAATCTTTTGAGTTGATTGTTAATCCAGAGCTAGCTGTAGATGAGTTGAGTGATGTAGGAACTTGTTCTACTTATACTTTACCGACACTAACTGTTGGTAACTATTACACAGGTGCAGGAGGTACAGGAACAATGTTGAATGCAGGAGATGTTATTTCTACCAATCAGACCATTTATATTTATGCCTCTAATGCAACCTGTTCAGATGAACATATGTTTACTGTAACCATTGGTAATTTAGTTGTTACTGCTCCAGCTAGTGCGGCGTATTGTGATAACTTTAACTTACCTGCTTTAACAACTGCTGGTAATTATTATACAGGTGCAGGAGGTACAGGAACTATGCTGAATGAAGGCGATGCAATAACATCTACTCAAACCATTTATGTTTATGCTGAAGTTGATGGATGTATAGGTGAAGATAGTTTTGTTGTAACTATTAACTCTGTAGTTACACCAACTGTTACTTTAACACAACCAACTTGTGCAGTACAATCGGGAACTATTGAAGTTACAGATCCGGTTGGAGCTAACTATGAATATAGTATAGACGGAATTAACTTCCAAGCTTTAACAACATTTGCTGGATTAGCTCCAGGAAATTATACAGTCACTGTAACTGATTTGACCACAACGTGTCAAAATACATTGGATGTTGTTATTAATGCAATACCTTTAACATCGTCGGATCCACAGTTTACTTATCCAACGCCTGTATGTCAAAATGCTACTTCTAATCCTATGCCTTCTGCTGTGAACCCAGCTACATTTACTTCAGGAGGACAGTATTCTGAAGATACTTCAGTTTCAACAGGATTAGTGATAAATGCCTCTACTGGAGAAGTTGATTTAGTAAATTCGACTACAGGACAGCATACCATAAAATATGAAGTTTTAGAAGACTTAACTATTTGTCAGGCGGCAGGCTCCTTTACATTTGTTATAACGATAAATCCTGTAATTACACCAGTAGTTGGATTTAGTTATACAACACCTGTTTGTCAAAACGGTACTAATCCAAATCCAATACCTGTTGGTGGATTTACCACAGGAGGAATTTATTCGTATACAACTACAGGTTCTGGTACTTTAGATTTAAATACTTCATCAGGAGTAATTAATTTAGCCAACAGTACGGCTGGTTCTTATACAGTAATCTATACAGTTGGTGCAAACACTGCTAATTGTCAAGTTTCTAATAGTTATTCAGCTCCTATAGTTATTGACCCAATAGTTACCCCTGTGGTTGGATTTGATTATACTACTCCAGTAGTTTGTCATGATGACGCCAATCAATCGCCAAATCCTGGTACAGGATTTACCACGGGTGGTGTTTATAGCTCTACTTCTGGATTAATAATCAATGGTTCAACTGGTGAGATTGATGTTGTGAATTCAACACCTGGATCTTATACAGTGTCCTATTATGTAGCTCCAAATGCAGCAAATTGTCAAGTGGAGAATACAGGAACAGCTTCATTTACAATCATGTCACCGTTTAGCGTTGCCGCTTCGGGTGATTGTGTAGGAGTAAATTATGTAGTAACTGCTACTCCGATAGATGCTTCCTTTGATCCTACTGCAGTAACTTATTCGTGGGAAGATAGCACCGGATTGTATCTTGGTAATACTCAAAGTATTGTTGTAACCAATACAGGGGATTATACGGTTACTGTTACTTCTAACGGATGTGATAACAGTACCACTGTTACTGTAGATTCTATTTCTTGTGTAATTCAAAAAGGAATCTCTGTAAATGGGGATGGATTAAATGATTGCTTTGACTTGACAGGATTTGATGTTAAGAGCCTTCAAATTTTCAATAGATATGGAATGAAAGTTTATTCAAAAGGTAATTATACACAACAATGGTGTGGTCAGGCTGATAACGGAGATGAATTACCAGATGGTACTTATTATTATGTAATTAATCGTAATAATGGAGAAACCAAAACAGGATGGATATATTTAAACAGAGCACAATAA